A stretch of Rhododendron vialii isolate Sample 1 chromosome 4a, ASM3025357v1 DNA encodes these proteins:
- the LOC131324687 gene encoding malonyl-CoA:anthocyanidin 5-O-glucoside-6''-O-malonyltransferase-like, which produces MAQPNLVKILDVCRVPPMPPSSNSTVQTSLPLTFFDIFWMRLRPSQRVFFYEFPVSKTTLIDTILPQLKHSLSVALLHYLPLAGNLTWPLDSDKPIVQYNEGDTVALTVGESEDNFYQLSRNGFREVEKSHYYLPCLLASKTGVPVLALQVTFFPNAGFSIGHAAHHAVFDGKSITMFMHSWASICRHGGDSTLTPDLTPFYDRTIVSDPFDIEKSYIHGWLAHEGPNNRSLEIWDSKAEEDAMLGTFKLTQANIESIKKWVEAKWQEKHLEKSTFHPSTFAVTSAYAWVCLIKTRKLTTKNVHLYISVDCRARLEPPIPSTYFGNCITGCVIGVDTNKLMEEDGVAVAARAIVEAVGGLHDGVLKGAKELIPNLLSIQKEGGFLVSVASSPRFEVYKIDFGWGRPEKVEMLIENSGALSLSDSRDGNGGVEIGIVLKKNETEAFASMFTSGLKHHQIHQS; this is translated from the coding sequence ATGGCACAACCCAATCTGGTGAAGATACTGGACGTTTGCAGGGTGCCTCCGATGCCTCCCTCCTCCAACTCAACTGTCCAAACATCGCTTCCTCTCACGTTCTTCGACATTTTCTGGATGAGACTTCGTCCAAGTCAACGCGTATTCTTTTATGAATTCCCCGTTTCAAAAACAACACTCATAGATACCATCCTTCCTCAACTGAAACACTCCTTATCCGTCGCCCTCCTACACTATCTACCACTCGCCGGAAATCTCACTTGGCCACTGGATTCCGACAAACCAATTGTCCAATATAATGAAGGTGATACAGTTGCACTTACAGTAGGAGAGTCTGAAGACAATTTCTACCAACTCTCAAGAAATGGTTTTCGCGAAGTCGAAAAATCCCATTATTATCTACCCTGCTTATTAGCATCTAAAACAGGAGTACCAGTTCTAGCCTTGCAAGTGACTTTTTTCCCAAACGCAGGGTTTTCCATTGGTCATGCCGCCCACCACGCTGTATTTGACGGGAAATCCATAACCATGTTTATGCATTCATGGGCCTCCATTTGCAGGCATGGCGGAGACTCAACTCTTACACCTGACCTAACTCCTTTTTATGACAGGACCATAGTCAGTGACCCATTTGACATCGAAAAATCTTACATACACGGCTGGTTGGCACACGAGGGACCCAACAACAGAAGCCTCGAGATTTGGGACTCGAAAGCTGAAGAGGATGCTATGTTAGGCACATTCAAACTGACACAAGCAAACATAGAAAGTATCAAGAAGTGGGTGGAAGCTAAATGGCAAGAGAAACATTTAGAGAAATCAACATTCCATCCATCAACATTTGCAGTAACCAGTGCCTACGCATGGGTTTGCTTAATTAAAACTCGAAAATTAACAACCAAGAATGTACATCTTTACATCAGCGTTGATTGTAGGGCTCGCTTGGAACCTCCCATCCCTTCTACTTATTTTGGGAACTGCATTACAGGTTGTGTCATAGGTGTGGATACAAACAAGTTGATGGAAGAAGATGGGGTTGCCGTAGCAGCTAGAGCAATTGTTGAAGCAGTTGGAGGTTTGCATGATGGAGTTCTAAAAGGGGCAAAAGAGTTGATACCCAACTTACTTTCTATACAGAAGGAAGGTGGTTTTTTGGTAAGTGTCGCATCCTCTCCTCGGTTTGAGGTCTACAAAATTGATTTTGGGTGGGGTAGACCAGAGAAGGTGGAGATGCTAATAGAGAACAGTGGAGCTTTATCTCTTTCAGATTCCAGAGATGGCAATGGTGGGGTTGAGATTGGGATAGTGCTGAAGAAAAACGAAACTGAAGCATTTGCTTCAATGTTTACTAGCGGTCTCAAACATCATCAAATCCATCAAAGTTGA